A window from Plasmodium gaboni strain SY75 chromosome 9, whole genome shotgun sequence encodes these proteins:
- a CDS encoding putative DNA-directed RNA polymerase II yields the protein MTTYNDNTNKHQINITKLTKDELIFTLYNSNSGIANALRRIMLSEIPTLAIDVVNVYENTSAFHDEFIAHRLGLIPIDSRNVNNYEFREKCKCKETCSKCTIQYIIEVKCNNTNKIDVSHYDIESLEHEPNIPMPIPHGNKNSLRENAIPIVTLSKNQTLHMKLIATKGIGKMHAKWVPANVSYRIDHKVLIKHNLIDKLSNEHKLLLANNLNKDCYTLNKNTHDNNNNNIQLKLKEDMSVVMAESAIDLLSELGFKDIIKIVYDESIFHFHVESVGSIPPEQIVQMAIDILENKLKVLEPQIKSSFYSIDEVAKQLKEQGVSLYGIQLDLE from the coding sequence atgactacttataatgataatacaaacaaacatcaaataaatatcaCAAAATTAACAAAGGATGAGTTGATttttacattatataatagtaACTCTGGAATAGCTAATGCATTAAGAAGAATAATGCTATCAGAAATTCCAACATTAGCTATAGATGTAGTAAATGTTTATGAAAATACAAGTGCATTTCATGATGAGTTTATAGCACATCGATTAGGGTTAATACCCATAGATAGTCGtaatgtaaataattatgaattTAGAGAAAAATGTAAATGTAAAGAAACATGTTCCAAATGTACtattcaatatattattgaagtaaaatgtaataatacTAATAAAATTGATGTATCACATTATGATATAGAATCATTAGAACATGAACCTAATATACCTATGCCTATTCCACATggtaataaaaattctttAAGAGAAAATGCTATACCTATTGTTACTTTATCAAAAAATCAAACATTACATATGAAACTAATAGCTACAAAAGGTATAGGTAAGATGCATGCAAAATGGGTTCCTGCTAATGTATCTTATCGTATAGATCATAAAGTTCTTATTAAACATAATTTAATAGATAAATTATCAAATGAACATAAACTATTATTAGCAAATAATCTAAATAAGGATTGTTatacattaaataaaaatacacatgataataataataataatatacaattaaaattaaaagaagatATGTCTGTTGTTATGGCAGAAAGTGCAATTGATCTTCTATCAGAATTAGGATTCaaagatattattaaaattgtTTATGATGAATCcatatttcattttcatGTAGAATCTGTTGGATCTATTCCTCCTGAACAAATTGTACAAATGGCAATTGatatattagaaaataaattaaagGTTCTAGAACCACAAATTAAATCATCTTTCTATTCTATAGATGAGGTAGCCAAACAACTAAAAGAACAAGGAGTTTCATTATATGGAATTCAACTAGACTTGgaataa
- a CDS encoding putative OTU-like cysteine protease — MCLDWKYNYMNTRLKVLENNEKDKEIERKLQNNLNIKSLGYVLKAIEILKRKEKLKKYSTFDRHISYFKKNNINKPQYNEKKILEHRLWAIGCELIEVIGDGNCLFRSISRNLFHKQKYHMYVRKKCVEYMLNYKEEYSIYFENNEFQQYIKNMSKNGYWGDELCIKATADAFDCIIYIITSTLENWHLKYESKNNNGMYKKCVFLAYSSPTHYDCFKLMQR, encoded by the coding sequence ATGTGTTTGGACTggaaatataattatatgaatacAAGGCTTAAGGTGttagaaaataatgaaaagGATAAAGAAATCGAAAGGaaattacaaaataatttgaataTTAAGAGTTTGGGTTATGTATTAAAAGCTATAgagatattaaaaagaaaagaaaagttgaaaaaatatagtaCATTCGATAGACATATATcttattttaaaaaaaacaatataaataaaccacagtataatgaaaaaaaaatattagaaCATAGATTATGGGCCATTGGATGTGAACTCATTGAAGTTATTGGAGATGGGAATTGTTTATTCCGTTCTATATCTCGTAACTTATTTcataaacaaaaatatcatatgtatgttagaaaaaaatgtgtAGAATATATGCTAAATTATAAAGAAGAATATTCTATATActttgaaaataatgaatttcaacaatatataaaaaatatgtcGAAAAATGGCTACTGGGGTGATGAATTATGTATAAAGGCAACAGCTGATGCTTTTgattgtattatatatattataacatcTACATTAGAAAACTGGcatttaaaatatgaatctaaaaataataatggtatgtataaaaaatgtgTTTTCTTAGCATATTCTAGCCCAACGCACTACGACTGTTTTAAACTAATGCAAAGGTAG
- a CDS encoding 3-oxoacyl-[acyl-carrier-protein] reductase: LAPNHAIKNINSLNLLSDNKKGNYYYCGENKVALVTGAGRGIGREVAKMLAKSVSHVICISKTQKSCDSVVDEIKSLGYRSSGYACDVCKKEEISELINKILTEYKNVDILVNNAGITRDNLFLRMKNDEWEDVLNTNLNSLFYITQPISKRMINNKYGRIINISSIVGLIGNVGQANYSSSKAGVIGFTKSLAKELASRNITVNAIAPGFISSDMTDKISEQMKKNIISNIPAGRMGTPEEVANLACFLSSDKSGYINGRVFVIDGGLSP; the protein is encoded by the exons CTAGCTCCCAATCATGcaattaaaaatatcaaTTCATTAAATTTGTTGTCTGACAATAAGAAGGGaaactattattattgtgGAGAAAATAAAGTTGCTCTAGTCACAGGTGCAGGAAGAGGAATAGGAAGAGAGGTCGCTAAAATGTTGGCAAAATCGGTATCTCACGTTATATGTATAAGTAAAACGCAA AAATCATGTGATAGTGTTGTTGATGAAATAAAATCTTTGGGTTATAGATCGTCAGGTTATGCCTGTGATGTATGTAAAAAAGAAGAGATAAGTGAACTgattaataaaattttgacagaatataaaaatgttgaTATATTAGTTAATAATGCTGGAATAACTAGAGataatctttttttaaGGATGAAAAATGATGAATGGGAAGATGTATTAAACACAAATttaaattctttattttatataacacAACCAATATCAAAAAGAATgattaataataaatatggtagaataataaatatatcaagTATAGTAGGTTTAATAGGAAATGTAGGACAAGCAAATTATTCTTCTTCTAAAGCTGGTGTTATTGGTTTTACAAAGAGTTTAGCAAAAGAATTAGCTTCCAGAAATATAACTGTTAATGCCATCGCCCCTGGATTTATATCTAGTGATATGACTGATAAAATTAGCGAACAAATGAAG AAGAACATAATTTCAAACATTCCTGCTGGACGAATGGGAACACCAGAAGaa GTAGCTAATTTAGCTTGTTTTTTGTCCTCAGATAAGTCGGGCTATATTAATGGTCGAGTTTTTGTAATAGACGGTGGACTATCACcttaa